One genomic region from Pongo abelii isolate AG06213 chromosome 4, NHGRI_mPonAbe1-v2.0_pri, whole genome shotgun sequence encodes:
- the SOWAHA gene encoding ankyrin repeat domain-containing protein SOWAHA — protein MALAAAAAAAAAGVSQAAVLGFLQEHGGKVRNSELLSRFKPLLDAGDPRGRAARRDRFKQFVNNVAVVKELDGVKFVVLRKKPRPPEPEPAPFGPLGAAAQPSKPTLVWPGGASAPGAPPLVPVPRPVEPPGDLGLPTEPQDTPGGPASEPAQPPGELSADPPLPALELAQATERPSADAAPPPRASSEVASPCSDPPDPEPGPGAAKGPPQQKPCMLPVRCVPAPATLRIRTEEQGLRRQLSEEPSPRSSPLLLRRLSVEESVLGLGLGPGRSPHLRRLSRAGPRLLSPDAEEVPAAPPPSAVPLEPSEHEWLVRTAGGHWTHQLHGLLLRDRGLAAKRDFMSGFTALHWAAKSGDGEMALQLVEVARRSGAPVDVNARSHGGYTPLHLAALHGHEDAAVLLVVRLGAQVHVRDHSGRRAYQYLRPGSSYALRRLLGDPGLRGTTEPDATGGGSGSLAARRPVQVAATILSSTTSAFLGVLADDLMLQDLARGLKKSSSFSKFLSASPMAPRKKTKIRGGLPAFSEISRRPTPGPLAGLVPSLPPTT, from the coding sequence ATGGCGctggccgccgccgccgccgctgcggCTGCCGGGGTGAGCCAGGCGGCGGTGCTGGGCTTCCTGCAGGAGCACGGCGGGAAGGTGCGCAACTCCGAGCTGCTGAGCCGCTTCAAGCCGCTGCTCGATGCGGGCGACCCGCGGGGCCGCGCCGCCCGCAGGGACCGTTTCAAGCAGTTCGTCAACAACGTGGCGGTGGTGAAGGAGCTCGACGGCGTCAAGTTCGTGGTGCTGAGGAAGAAGCCGCGGCCCCCGGAGCCCGAGCCCGCACCCTTCGGCCCCCTGGGGGCAGCGGCCCAGCCGTCGAAGCCCACTCTGGTCTGGCCGGGGGGCGCCTCTGCCCCGGGAGCTCCGCCCTTGGTCCCGGTGCCGCGGCCAGTGGAGCCGCCAGGGGACCTGGGTCTGCCAACAGAGCCACAGGACACCCCGGGGGGGCCGGCCTCCGAGCCCGCTCAGCCGCCCGGGGAGCTGTCCGCCGACCCACCGCTTCCAGCCCTCGAGCTAGCCCAGGCCACCGAGAGACCCTCCGCAGACGCGGCCCCACCGCCTAGGGCCTCTTCTGAGGTGGCCTCGCCTTGCTCTGATCCGCCAGACCCAGAGCCCGGGCCCGGGGCAGCGAAAGGGCCGCCGCAGCAGAAGCCCTGTATGCTGCCCGTGCGCTGCGTCCCGGCCCCCGCCACGCTCCGCATCCGGACGGAGGAGCAGGGCCTGCGCCGGCAGCTGTCGGAGGAGCCCAGCCCGCGGAGCTCCCCTCTGCTGCTGAGGCGGCTCTCCGTGGAGGAGTCCGTTCTGGGCCTCGGCCTGGGCCCGGGCCGCTCCCCGCACCTGAGGCGCCTGTCGCGCGCCGGCCCGCGTCTGCTGAGCCCCGACGCCGAGGAGGTGCCCGCCGCGCCGCCGCCGTCCGCCGTGCCCCTGGAGCCGTCCGAGCACGAGTGGCTCGTGCGGACGGCCGGGGGCCACTGGACCCACCAGCTGCACGGGCTGCTGCTGCGCGACCGCGGCCTGGCGGCCAAGCGCGACTTCATGTCTGGCTTCACGGCCCTGCATTGGGCCGCCAAGAGCGGTGACGGCGAGATGGCGCTGCAGCTGGTGGAGGTCGCGCGGCGCAGTGGCGCACCTGTCGACGTGAACGCGCGCTCCCATGGCGGCTACACGCCGCTGCACCTGGCTGCGCTGCACGGCCACGAGGACGCTGCTGTGCTGCTGGTGGTGCGTCTGGGTGCCCAGGTGCACGTGCGTGACCACAGCGGGCGTCGCGCCTACCAGTACCTGCGGCCCGGCTCCTCCTACGCGCTACGCCGCCTTCTTGGCGACCCAGGCCTGCGAGGCACCACGGAGCCAGATGCGACCGGTGGTGGAAGTGGCAGTCTTGCTGCCAGGCGCCCCgtacaggtggccgccaccatCCTCAGTTCTACCACCAGTGCATTTCTGGGCGTCCTGGCTGACGACCTCATGCTCCAGGACCTGGCCCGAGGCTTGAAGAAGTCGAGCTCCTTCAGCAAGTTCTTGAGCGCCTCGCCCATGGCTCCACGTAAAAAGACAAAGATCCGCGGTGGTCTGCCagccttctcagaaatctctCGTCGACCTACTCCGGGGCCTTTAGCTGGTCTAGTGCCCAGTTTGCCTCCAACAACCTGA
- the SHROOM1 gene encoding protein Shroom1 isoform X1 → MEALGPGGDRASPASSTSGLDLWHLSMRADSAHSSFSAASGGPEPRTQSPGTDLLPYLDWDYVRVVWGGPGPAPPDAALCTSPRPRPAVAARSGPQPTEVPGTPGTLNRQATPLLYALAAEAEAAARAAEPPSPPASRAAYRQRLQGAQRRVLRETSFQRKELRMSLPARLRPTVPARPPATHPRSASLSHPGGEREPARSRAPAPGTAGRGPLANQQRKWCFSEPGKLDRVGRGGGPAGECLGEACSSSGLPGPEPLEFQHPALAKFEDHQVGWLPETQPQGSMNLDSGFLKLGDALRPGSRSRSASGEVLGSWGGSGGTIPIVQAIPPGAETPRPLFQTRLSRFLPQKEAAVVYPAELPQSSPADGEQRVSETCIVPARLPSLPDEVFLEEAPLVRMTSPPDPHASQGSPASVHASDQQYGTGLGQRTGQATVPPEYPLHACPGTAGADDCWQGVNGSVGISRPTSHTPTGTANDNIPTIDPAGLTINPPTAAESDLLKPLPVDALGLSGNDTPGPPHNTALARGTGQPGSRLTWPSQCVEELVQELARLDPSLCDPLASQPSPEPPLGLLDGLIPLAEVRAAMRPACGEAGEEAAGTFEAGSYQFSFTQLLPAPQEETRLENPATHPVLDQPCGQGLPAPNNSIQDKKVELAAVLQKMLQDLHTEQERLQGEAQAWARRQATLEAAVRQACAPRELERFSRFMADLERVLGLLLLLGSRLARVRRALAREASDSDPDEQASLLQRLRLLERQEEDAKELKEHVARRERAVREVLVRALPVEELRVYCALLAGKAAVLAQQRSLDERIRLLQDQLDAIRDDLGHHPLSPSPARPSGTCPPVQPPFFLLLT, encoded by the exons ATGGAGGCCCTGGGACCTGGAGGCGACCGCGCCTCCCCGGCCTCGTCCACTAGCGGCCTGGACCTGTGGCATCTGTCCATGCGCGCGGACTCGGCCCACAGCTCTTTCTCCGCAGCCTCCGGCGGCCCCGAGCCGCGCACGCAGTCGCCGGGGACAGACCTCCTTCCTTACCTAGACTGGGACTACGTGCGCGTAGTTTGGGGCGGCCCGGGCCCCGCCCCGCCCGACGCTGCCCTTTGCACATCCCCGCGGCCCCGGCCCGCCGTCGCCGCCCGCAGTGGGCCGCAGCCAACAGAGGTCCCGGGGACCCCGGGGACACTGAATAGGCAGGCCACCCCGCTGCTGTACGCGCTGGCGGCCGAGGCGGAGGCCGCGGCACGGGCTGCCGAGCCGCCCAGCCCGCCGGCCTCGAGGGCCGCCTACCGCCAGCGGCTTCAGGGCGCGCAGCGGCGAGTGCTCCGGGAGACGTCGTTCCAGCGCAAGGAGCTCCGCATGAGCCTGCCCGCCCGTCTGCGGCCCACTGTCCCAGCGCGGCCCCCGGCGACTCACCCGCGCTCCGCCTCACTCAGCCACCCGGGCGGGGAGAGGGAGCCGGCGCGCTCCCGGGCTCCTGCGCCAGGAACTGCCGGCCGGGGTCCCCTCGCCAACCAGCAGCGGAAGTGGTGCTTCTCGGAGCCAGGAAAGCTGGATCGTGTGGGTCGGGGCGGTGGGCCGGCGGGGGAATGCCTGGGTGAGGCCTGCTCCAGCTCTGGCCTCCCTGGGCCCGAGCCCCTGGAGTTCCAGCATCCGGCGCTGGCTAAGTTTGAAGATCACCAGGTTGGATGGCTGCCCGAGACGCAGCCCCAAGGCTCCATGAACCTGGACTCCGGGTTCTTGAAGCTCGGTGATGCCTTAAGGCCCGGCAGTCGGAGTCGGAGCGCTTCAGGCGAAGTCTTGGGTTCCTGGGGAGGATCAGGAGGGACCATACCCATTGTCCAG GCTATTCCCCCAGGAGCAGAAACCCCCAGACCATTGTTTCAGACCAGACTTTCCAG GTTCTTGCCTCAGAAGGAGGCTGCGGTGGTGTATCCTGCAGAGTTACCCCAGAGCAGCCCTGCCGACGGTGAACAGAGGGTCTCAGAGACCTGCATTGTGCCTGCCCGGCTCCCCTCCCTTCCTGATGAAGTGTTCCTAGAAGAGGCCCCGCTGGTCAGAATGACATCACCACCAGACCCCCATGCCTCCCAGGGGTCCCCAGCCAG TGTCCATGCCTCTGACCAGCAGTATGGAACTGGCTTAGGCCAAAGAACTGGCCAGGCTACAGTCCCCCCAGAGTACCCGCTCCATGCGTGTCCAGGAACTGCAGGGGCAGATGACTGCTGGCAGGGGGTGAATGGTTCTGTAGGTATTTCCAGGCCCACAAGCCATACCCCCACTGGGACTGCAAATGATAACATCCCAACTATTGACCCCGCTGGACTGACCATCAATCCCCCCACAGCTGCAGAGAGTGACCTCCTCAAACCTCTCCCAGTTGATGCCTTGGGACTTTCAGGCAATGATACTCCAGGTCCCCCTCACAATACTGCCCTAGCCAGGGGCACTGGCCAGCCTGGTTCCAGGCTCACATGGCCCAGTCAGTGCGTCGAGGAGCTGGTTCAGGAGCTGGCCAGATTAGATCCCTCTCTATGTGACCCTCTTGcttcccagcccagcccagagccACCCCTGGGCCTGCTGGATGGACTGATTCCTTTAGCAGAGGTCCGGGCTGCAATGCGGCCTGCCTGtggggaggctggagaggaggCTGCCGGTACTTTTGAGGCAGG GTCCTATCAGTTCAGCTTCACCCAGCTCCTGCCAGCTCCTCAGGAGGAGACAAGGCTTGAAAACCCTGCCACCCACCCTGTGCTTGACCAGCCATGTGGCCAGGGGCTCCCTGCACCAAACAACAGCATCCAGGACAAGAAA GTGGAGCTGGCCGCCGTCCTCCAAAAGATGCTTCAGGACCTTCACACGGAGCAGGAGCGGCTGCAGGGGGAGGCACAAGCGTGGGCCAGGCGCCAAGCGActctggaggctgcagtgcgccAGGCCTGTGCCCCTCGGGAGCTGGAGCGGTTCAGCCGGTTCATGGCCGACCTAGAGCGCGTGCTtggccttctgctgctgctgggcAGTCGCCTGGCGCGCGTGCGCCGCGCCCTGGCCCGGGAGGCCTCGGACAGCGACCCTGATGAGCAG GCCTCCCTGCTGCAGCGACTCCGGCTCCTGGAGCGGCAGGAGGAGGACGCCAAGGAGCTGAAGGAGCACGTGGCGCGGCGCGAGCGGGCCGTGCGGGAGGTGCTGGTGCGAGCACTACCGGTGGAGGAGCTGCGCGTCTATTGCGCCCTGCTGGCGGGCAAGGCCGCCGTCCTGGCCCAGCAGCGCAGCCTGGACGAGCGCATCCGCCTCCTTCAGGACCAACTGGATGCCATCAGGGACGACCTTGGCCATCATCCCCTGTCTCCCAGCCCGGCGCGGCCCTCAGGGACCTGTCCTCCAGTTCAGCCgcccttctttcttctccttacaTAG
- the SHROOM1 gene encoding protein Shroom1 isoform X2, giving the protein MEALGPGGDRASPASSTSGLDLWHLSMRADSAHSSFSAASGGPEPRTQSPGTDLLPYLDWDYVRVVWGGPGPAPPDAALCTSPRPRPAVAARSGPQPTEVPGTPGTLNRQATPLLYALAAEAEAAARAAEPPSPPASRAAYRQRLQGAQRRVLRETSFQRKELRMSLPARLRPTVPARPPATHPRSASLSHPGGEREPARSRAPAPGTAGRGPLANQQRKWCFSEPGKLDRVGRGGGPAGECLGEACSSSGLPGPEPLEFQHPALAKFEDHQVGWLPETQPQGSMNLDSGFLKLGDALRPGSRSRSASGEVLGSWGGSGGTIPIVQAIPPGAETPRPLFQTRLSRFLPQKEAAVVYPAELPQSSPADGEQRVSETCIVPARLPSLPDEVFLEEAPLVRMTSPPDPHASQGSPARSYQFSFTQLLPAPQEETRLENPATHPVLDQPCGQGLPAPNNSIQDKKVELAAVLQKMLQDLHTEQERLQGEAQAWARRQATLEAAVRQACAPRELERFSRFMADLERVLGLLLLLGSRLARVRRALAREASDSDPDEQASLLQRLRLLERQEEDAKELKEHVARRERAVREVLVRALPVEELRVYCALLAGKAAVLAQQRSLDERIRLLQDQLDAIRDDLGHHPLSPSPARPSGTCPPVQPPFFLLLT; this is encoded by the exons ATGGAGGCCCTGGGACCTGGAGGCGACCGCGCCTCCCCGGCCTCGTCCACTAGCGGCCTGGACCTGTGGCATCTGTCCATGCGCGCGGACTCGGCCCACAGCTCTTTCTCCGCAGCCTCCGGCGGCCCCGAGCCGCGCACGCAGTCGCCGGGGACAGACCTCCTTCCTTACCTAGACTGGGACTACGTGCGCGTAGTTTGGGGCGGCCCGGGCCCCGCCCCGCCCGACGCTGCCCTTTGCACATCCCCGCGGCCCCGGCCCGCCGTCGCCGCCCGCAGTGGGCCGCAGCCAACAGAGGTCCCGGGGACCCCGGGGACACTGAATAGGCAGGCCACCCCGCTGCTGTACGCGCTGGCGGCCGAGGCGGAGGCCGCGGCACGGGCTGCCGAGCCGCCCAGCCCGCCGGCCTCGAGGGCCGCCTACCGCCAGCGGCTTCAGGGCGCGCAGCGGCGAGTGCTCCGGGAGACGTCGTTCCAGCGCAAGGAGCTCCGCATGAGCCTGCCCGCCCGTCTGCGGCCCACTGTCCCAGCGCGGCCCCCGGCGACTCACCCGCGCTCCGCCTCACTCAGCCACCCGGGCGGGGAGAGGGAGCCGGCGCGCTCCCGGGCTCCTGCGCCAGGAACTGCCGGCCGGGGTCCCCTCGCCAACCAGCAGCGGAAGTGGTGCTTCTCGGAGCCAGGAAAGCTGGATCGTGTGGGTCGGGGCGGTGGGCCGGCGGGGGAATGCCTGGGTGAGGCCTGCTCCAGCTCTGGCCTCCCTGGGCCCGAGCCCCTGGAGTTCCAGCATCCGGCGCTGGCTAAGTTTGAAGATCACCAGGTTGGATGGCTGCCCGAGACGCAGCCCCAAGGCTCCATGAACCTGGACTCCGGGTTCTTGAAGCTCGGTGATGCCTTAAGGCCCGGCAGTCGGAGTCGGAGCGCTTCAGGCGAAGTCTTGGGTTCCTGGGGAGGATCAGGAGGGACCATACCCATTGTCCAG GCTATTCCCCCAGGAGCAGAAACCCCCAGACCATTGTTTCAGACCAGACTTTCCAG GTTCTTGCCTCAGAAGGAGGCTGCGGTGGTGTATCCTGCAGAGTTACCCCAGAGCAGCCCTGCCGACGGTGAACAGAGGGTCTCAGAGACCTGCATTGTGCCTGCCCGGCTCCCCTCCCTTCCTGATGAAGTGTTCCTAGAAGAGGCCCCGCTGGTCAGAATGACATCACCACCAGACCCCCATGCCTCCCAGGGGTCCCCAGCCAG GTCCTATCAGTTCAGCTTCACCCAGCTCCTGCCAGCTCCTCAGGAGGAGACAAGGCTTGAAAACCCTGCCACCCACCCTGTGCTTGACCAGCCATGTGGCCAGGGGCTCCCTGCACCAAACAACAGCATCCAGGACAAGAAA GTGGAGCTGGCCGCCGTCCTCCAAAAGATGCTTCAGGACCTTCACACGGAGCAGGAGCGGCTGCAGGGGGAGGCACAAGCGTGGGCCAGGCGCCAAGCGActctggaggctgcagtgcgccAGGCCTGTGCCCCTCGGGAGCTGGAGCGGTTCAGCCGGTTCATGGCCGACCTAGAGCGCGTGCTtggccttctgctgctgctgggcAGTCGCCTGGCGCGCGTGCGCCGCGCCCTGGCCCGGGAGGCCTCGGACAGCGACCCTGATGAGCAG GCCTCCCTGCTGCAGCGACTCCGGCTCCTGGAGCGGCAGGAGGAGGACGCCAAGGAGCTGAAGGAGCACGTGGCGCGGCGCGAGCGGGCCGTGCGGGAGGTGCTGGTGCGAGCACTACCGGTGGAGGAGCTGCGCGTCTATTGCGCCCTGCTGGCGGGCAAGGCCGCCGTCCTGGCCCAGCAGCGCAGCCTGGACGAGCGCATCCGCCTCCTTCAGGACCAACTGGATGCCATCAGGGACGACCTTGGCCATCATCCCCTGTCTCCCAGCCCGGCGCGGCCCTCAGGGACCTGTCCTCCAGTTCAGCCgcccttctttcttctccttacaTAG